CTCTCAATTGGAGCCGAGCTCGCAAGTACAAGGCCGTGGCGATGGTGCTTGTCTACACGCTCGGTGTCGGTATTCCCACAACACTACAGTACTCTGTTCTGTCCGATATCACCGCAGATACAGGCATTTCCACCGCAGCGCTCGTTCAGGGAACTGGTGTGATGTTCCTATTCCTCGGATGGGGTTGTCTGTTAACACAACCCATTGCGATGACTTACGGTCGTCGTGGCATGTATCTGGCGTCTGTTCTGGCAACAGTTCCTCTGATGGTTTGGACCGCATACTCCCGATCCGCCGGAGAGTGGTATGCACATCGCATTCTCCTCGGTCTATTTGCGTCGCCAATTGAAGCCCTACCCGAAGTCAGTATCCCTGACATCTTTTTCGCTCACGAGAGAGGGTCTTGGATGAGCTTGTACGTCTTCACGTTATTCGGATCCAACTTCCTGGCCCCGATCTTAGCTGGCTTctttgctgaggcatatgGCTGGCGCTGGACAATGCACTTTGGCGCCATTATTGCCGCTGCAGCCTTTGTCATATTATTCTTTTTCATGGAGGAGACTATGTACTTCCGTCAAACGCTCGAAGGACTGGAGAACCTGGATGACACAGAAAACAAAGCGACAGACAAAAATAATGGAGAGGAGACGGTTGTCTCGTCAACTAGCCAGACCTCTGAGAAGTATGACCATAAGAACTACGGAGAGAAACTCAAGCCGTTCACCAGGATGGAAGGACGCCCTCCTAAGAAGCAGATGTTCTTGTCCATGATTCTGCCTTTGTCTATCATTGTTCAGTTTCCCAATATTGCCTGGGCCGGATTCATTTATGGCATTAACCTATCCTGGTACAACGTTCTGAACGCTACTACGAGCCCTATCCTTAGCACTTCGCCATACAACTGGTCCACGAGCGGAGTCGGCCTTATCTACATCGGACCCATCATAGGTGCAGCTTTCGGCAGTCtatggtctggtgtgatcGCTGACCgcttgaccttgatgctAGCTCGACGAAACAAAGGTGTACGTGAGCCGGAACAGAGACTCTGGCCTCTTGCACTATCTGCCGTCCTGTCTTGCGTTGGTCTTATTGTCTGGGGCGTTGGCGCTCAACATGATGTACACTGGGCTGGTTTAGCCATCGGACTAGGCATTCTGACGTTTAGTTGTGTCACTGGCGGTTCCATTGCCCTTTCATACAATGTCGACTGCTTCAAGGACATTAGCGGCGAATCAACGACTGCTGTTATTATTATCCGCAATACTCTAGGATTTGCAATCTCCTACGGCATTACGCCTTGGTACACTAATATGGGTCTTCAAAACTGCTTTATTACGGCTGGATTCCTGTCTCTTGGATGCACTAGCTCCTTTTTGTTGATGATCTGGAAGGGGAAGTCTCTTCGTCGACATTCCGCTCAAagatattggcaatatgCTGGAAAGACTTTCAACACTGTCGAATGAGGCTGGACTGTTGTCAATGTTTTAGTTGTTTGTAATGTGATAGGTTTAGCTGGGGATTGTTTGGGGCCTTTGTCAGGGAGTTTAGAGTAGTTCTGAATTGATTGCTACTATTTGCCGCCGAACTCTGTTTTAAGATTCCAACTCATCTTTGTCTACTGTCGTTGAGCGAATCGTTCGGTTCCTATTTGTTGCCAATAACCTCGTACTGTTGTTCCATGCCAGGACATTTAATCACCATGCGTTAGTTAGAACACAGAGCGCAAAAGCTTTGAACGAACAAACATCTGGGAACTGGGTTGACTTTCTTCACCTTGTTCCGACTAATCTCGTAATCGCTGTGGGTTTTTTCGCGTAGGTGAGTAGAACCACTAAACGCATTCCATAATGCTCCGAACAACATGACCAGTCGTTTCAACCGTCGCAAACTCATGATTCAAACTCGCAAGATGAACCTCATGAACAGTAGTGGCATCAAATCCGCCTTTGGCCCACGCAGCCGTCGCATCACTCAACAACACAATCCTACCCTCATGCGGCGTGCAAAGAACATCATCTGCCAAAACCTTCAGATTCGCCGCCATTCTCACGGTTGTACTCACACACTCATCTGTGCTCAGCCCAAGAATAACCAATTGCTCCGTGTTAAAGGCTCTCAACCGGTCTTCCAGATTTGTCCCTATGAATGCCGAGTTGACACTCTTCAACAGAACAGGCTCGTTGGGAAGAGGAGCCGCCACTTCCATTGGTGCGACACCAGCTACACCAGAGTCTGGGAATACATATGACGGGTGAAGTGGTGAAGTAAGCCGTGTAGAATGATTGTGAACATGAATGATCAGAATTGGTGTCTCCGGTCGTTTTTGGTTATATGAGCGCGCAGCACTCAGCACGCTCTTGACATTTGACTCAAAGTCCGGTGAGCTCCTTTCGGGGCCCCAGTGTGTTGGATGCGTCAGGCCCTGCTGGATGTCGACTAGTAGAAGGGCTGTTCGGGTTGAATTTGGGGTTAGCATTTCCGCGGTGTGTAgttttttgttctttgtaACACCTGGTGGGTTGGAAGCATCCAAAGATGGCCGAAGTGGTTGGGGGTTGTGGGAAGGATTGCGGCTGAAGGGCGCCATTGTCATTTGAACTGAGATGCAACAACCGAATTTCTGTTAAAATACACAAAGAGTCTTTCATAAAAGAATATGGCAAATGATGAATAAGTTCAAAATCTATAGTCTAGTATGCCCTGATTCTATCTCAAACTTCCTTCCCTCGTGAGTAGTGCTTCACGATGTCTATGTCTCTGCCGCTTTCCTTGAACATCTgatccagctcctccacgCTAGGAGCCGAGGGTGGTTTATCCCATAACGCTTTCATACCTTTCCCATCTGGGCCGGCGAGAACTGCACAGGCGAAGACACGGGGCTGACCTGGCTCGACTGTGCCTTCTAACTGTGGCACAAGTGTTCGCGGAAACATGACACTCGTGTTTCCATGAGGTTTGTTCACACGAGCTGTTCTCGAAGGACCTGGAGACAAGTCAATAATGCCGCTGAAGTCGCCGACCTTGCAGAGTGCCCAGGCTGAGCCTCCATCGGCATGTGTCTGATCGGAATTGAAGTCGACTTTTGGTGCAGCAAAACCGCCTTCCATGGTCATCAACTTTTGCTCTGACTTGATCCGATGCACGCGAACATGCCACTCAGGATATGGAATCAGCCAGGTCTCAACAGTGACATTCGGCCAAGGCCGCCAAACAGTGTAGGTAACATTGCCAGTGATTCTAGCAGCATCACAACGCTCTCGAACACGGTAGTGAAGCCCGTCATCACTAAACGCAATCATGCTGTCAAACACTCCAGAGGCAAAGCCGCGAGAATCGCTCTCCACAGAGAAGCCATAGCGAGTGGAGTAGGCAAACTTCTCATACTTCTCTGGAACAAAGCGCATGACCTTGTTCGAATCGGGGCCAGCAGGAAACATGATAGTGTGTCCTGGCGCATGCGAGAAGACTAGGCCTGGAACGGGGAACGAAGCTACTGATTCACGTTTGGGCATTGGCAGTTCCTCAGCCGTCCAGAATGGATGGTCTGCAGGTAGGCTGAGGGGACTGAATGCCTTCATTGCCCAGTACGGTGATCCATGTGACAAGTAACGCTCCGTCATGAACATATTGGGATAGGCATAGCCCAGTGTCAGAATCCCATCGCGACGAGTTATCGGTTGGGATGCCCACCATCGCAAGTTGCGCAAGTACAAGCCCTTGATGACTCCCCATGGCAGGGCGTCGATGCCAGCAACGGCCAAGTATCCCCAATATGCAACAACGCACTGCCTGTAAGACGAGCTGCGACCATATGGAATGTTTGAACCCGTGTCTGCGAACCAATGCATGAATGCAGATGAAAAAGTTCGAGCGCGCTCCTTGAAACGCTCACTGCGAGCTTTATCCGATGGACGGTGGACGGCGTAGAACATGCCGTAGTAGTGCATTGCAAAGGGATTGTAATAGTCGATACGACGGGTATCATCTGGGTCTTCACCATCGCGATACCATCCGTCAGACATGTATAAGCTTTCCATATCGTCTAGATAGGCGTCAGTTCCAGCGCTGTCAACTTGCACGCCGACGCTTTCGAGCGCGAGGTCCACGATGATGCGGAAGAACTTGTGGTTGTTTGACCCGTGCTTTCCATTTCGACTACCATGAAGCCAAGCGGTTACATTCTTCTTGGTTTTTTCTTCAAGAGGTTTCCAGTACTGCTGCGGCGCAACCAATATTCCGTAGGCGAGAGCTGCAGCTTCCACATGTCGCTGGTCCATAGACGGTACATCACCCCAATACTCAGGGTGATTAGGGTCTGTCCCGTTCTTTAAACCGTCTCTGTACTTGTCCCAGTACTTGAAGTtaccgccgccagcagcaagcgGTGCGATGCCAAAGAGTGGTCTGGCATAGCCCTCTAGGTCGCAGGCTGCGCGATCCCAATTCGAAGTTGAAGCATCAAGCTGGACACGGGCATTGCCTTCGGAGAATATTGGCAGCAGTGGTTCAACGAGATCAGTCACAGCTTTCGCGACATCATCTCTTGTTCGGAAGGGGTTGCCATGCAAGGGGTTGAACCTTGGGTCACCTTCAATTTGGTCGGTCATGTTGAGAGCAACAGGAATAAAATGGAACTTTCAGAAATAGTCTTAGCTCAATCAATTCAGGAATTGGCTCTGAAGACCGATATCGAGAACATGGGTATGTGCAGAAATGACTGTATTTCACCATACCTGCGGCTTCATTACTCACCACCCAGAATGCAGGACGGACAGCAACCCCGAGATCATCACCTTCAAGAAACACTAGTCCAATGACTCCAATTCACTAGCTTCTACCCCAGATGGAGACGCAAGCCCGGAATACAACACCCCGCTGCCCATATTTCCGGTGGCGTTAGATTTGCGGAGAGCGATTCGTGGGGTTTTAGCCGCCGGATTCTCGGACGTGTATCGGGCACGTCGTCCGTCTGTTTCTGACTCGGCAGTCTGGTCATTTGAGAGAATCTACAATCTTGGTTCGGTATGTATGCGGGAGCTTTAAGCTTGAACTCATGGAGAGCTCACCTCCAACTTGATTGGGGGGTGATTGGCACGCTCAGTATACATATGCTCTGATATCCAGCCTTCAACATGTTCGGCTAGTCATTGCCAGTTTGTTTCATCTTTTCACAAGGTTCAGCCAAAGGAATCATGCTCTTCCAAAGACCAAAGATTGTCAAAGGGGACCAGCACGCGGGAGTAGACGGCATTGTCCTCAAAGATGTCTACAAGCGCGAGAAGTTCTGGTGGCATTATCCCGGATTGCGCACCTTGAAtctcttgcttcttggcgccATTTGTTGTGATATAACCAATGGATATGATGGCTCCATGTTGAACGGTCTTCAGATCCTTCCTCAATGGCAAGAGTACTTCCATCATCCAACATCTGCGACGCTTGGTCTCATCAGCAATGGCACTAGAATCGGGCAATGTGGTGCCATTTTTGTCATTGCTCCCATCATTCAGAAATTtggacgacgatggccgATAGTGTTTGGCTCGGCGTTCATGCTTATCGGCATCGCGTTACAGACTGCTGCACAATCTCTTGCCATGTTTGTCGTGGGACGCGTCATTATCGGCTTCGGAAACAATATCCAGCAGGCTACCTCGCTCGTTCTCTTGGCTGAGATTGCTCACCCTTCGCAACGACCAGCCGTAATGGGTATAATGAATACAACAGGTTCCGTTGGACAGATTCTCGCGGCTTGGGTATGATCTTTCTACATTACGCCTTATTTATGTGTCACTCAACTTACTGGCGATAGATCACATTCGGTACTGGGCTTCACCTTGCGTCTAGCTGGAGTTGGAGACTGCCCAGTCTCTTGCAGGCTGCATCGTCTATCTTCCAAATCACAATGGGATTTTTCATGCCCGAGTCCCCTCGTTGGCTGATCTTCAATAACCGCCGCGAGGAAGCCCGCGAGATTCTAGTCAAGTATCATGCGGAGGGCAACGAAAACGATGAGCTCCTCaagctggaactggctgaAATCGATCAAGCACTGGAATACGAGAAACTCCAACGCAGCAGCTCGTGGCTCGAATGGATTCGAACTCCCGCCAATAGACACAGACTCTTTATCGTTCTTTCACTCGGTTTCATCATGCAGTGGTGCGGTaacgccatcatctcatACTATCTACACCTTCTCCTCGACTCAATCGGCATCAAAGGCACCAAGACACAGCTGTACATCAACGGAGGTAACACCATCAGCGGATTCTGCTTCGGCATTCTTTGGTCTTTGGTTGGAGACCGTTTTGGTCGACGATTTATGTTCTTGACCGGTATGGCTGGCATGTTTTGCGCATTCTTGCTTCTCACGGTCTTCACGGGGGTGAACCAGACACACAACTTCTCCAACCCAAACCTTGCAAGCGCcacggtggccatggtgttcATATTCTTTGCATTCTACAAAATGGCCGGTGTCACTCAGGAACCGTACTTTATGGAAATTGCACCCTACACGCTTCGAGCCAAGACCAGTGCTATCAAGCAGTTCGGCGATGCAGGATCCAATTTGTTCAGTGGCTTTGTCAACCCGATTGGATTGGAGCATATCAAGTGGAAGTACTATATCGTGTGGTGTTGCGTACTTCTTACCAATTTTCTTACTATCTATTTGTTCTATCCTGAGACCAAGGGCCTGTCGCTTGAGGAGGTTACGCAGATGTTTGACGGGAATGAGATTCATGCCAAGGAGGATCCAGCGGAAGAGGAACAAAACAACTCGGGCAAGACGCCAGCCGTGGAGTTTGTTGAGCATCCCTCTGGCCGCTAGATAGTATGGCCGTGATGTTTCACGAGTGTCAATGCTGTCAGCCGTAGGCGTACTAGCACACCTCTGGTACAGAGACGCTGATTTCCGTTGGTTTAAATATTATGTTAGAAAACATGAAtgcctcatcttcatcgatCGAGACTCCTTTCACAATGGTTGAAAATGTACTATTCTGGTTCATCAGCTCGCAATCATCCTCTTTTGCAGCATGTTGTATCCTACACATAATGTATTAAATATCCCATTTGACAACCAGCGTCTTTAAACTCGGCAACGTTCCCATCTTCTCAAAAGTCCCGACTTCCAGCCTCGCTAGTCCATCCTCGACGAACTCTACCCCCGTCTCCATGACTCTATGGTATCTACAGATGTAAAATTTCAACATGCAATTGCATTGACTTGGGTCAGCCAGCTCAACCGAGTCACAACCCTGTTCTTCCAACTGAATCTTAGCTTCTGCCATTGCCGCGAGCATTCCACTATCCATCATGCCGTCTCTGTGTCTCCAGCGtttcaacaaagacaagGCTTTGCTTCTTATTTCATTCTCTCGACACGCAGAAGCGACCATGTAAAGCGTCCCAACAGGTGAAGGAGCAAAGGTAAACAGAGGATTTGAGTTTCCCTGCTTTTCACTCGCATCCgtctccagctccatcaGTTGCTGGGCTATACTGACAATGCGATCGAAATTGGTGATGAACCTGTCCCAGCAAAGTTCATTTATGCCCCGATCAACCTGAAATATAGTCTGCAAGCTGATCAAACCCATTTGCAAGACAAGCAACGGCTTCAGTTTGTTCTTATCATCGCCAGCCAGCTGCCGTAGTTGTGCGAATTTGCTCTTCCATACAGACAAGTTATGCAGCCAAGTCTTCCGTGCGTTGCCGTAGGCGTGTATGTCGAAATTCATGCATTCATATCCCCACGCGCGTATTAATCTCACAGCGACTGACTGTAGTGCCTGGAGCTCATGGTACGCATCTGTCATGGACTCAAATGGCAATCTGGAGACGTTCTTTTTGATGCCCGTAAGTGCATCATCCATTGGTTCCTGGACTCGGCATGCCCATGCGTACTGTATTTGTATTTGATCCAGCAGTGTAATTAGAGATGTGACGGATATAACGTTGTTGCGCAGAGTCGGCCTCCATTTCCTTGCTGCTTCACGAAACTTCCACTTTTTGAATAGTCGAAGGCCGTGAGCTGCAAAGAACTTTGCTTCATTAAAGTTTCCCCTGAGACTTGAGAATCCCAACAGAAGCACTGTGGCCATTAAAATGAGGGATTGGTCCTCGAAACTCGGGTCCGGTCTCTTGGTCGCTTGAGAAAGTTGACTGAGAGCTTTGTTATACTGTTTCAAAGCTAATTCATCGTATGTGCTGATGATATGCTCAGACTTTTCAACGTTCTGACCCGATAGTTTCCGTATTTGCATTGCTGCAATGGCTGTTGCGGAATGCCAGATGGCGGGATGCATTTGACATGCTTGGAGCACATCCACGGACCAAAAGGTGCCTTCAAAGGTGCCAGCGACTTGGTGAGATGTTTGTGTGCGGAATACATAGAACAAGCCCTTTTCCTGCATGGATGCTTCCGCATATAAAGGAGTCACGCCGCTCACTGGTTGATGACTGAGTGCTCCCAACcccgttgttgatgaagtttggCCAAACCCATCACATCGTCGACCAGTGGAAATACAccgccgacaagatggcctGGCTTCGTCGCATTTGACGTGACGAGCCCTAACAATAGTCAGGATGAGTGAATCGAGCTTAGCAGATGCATGGAAGCACGTACCTGCATGTGATGCATCCTGTTCTTACTTTCGGCGCCCATTTTCGACGTCGCTGCGACCGAGATTCCCCTCTCTGCGCCGGCTGGGATAGATCATCAGATGTTTCAGCCATAACTTGTCTTTAATCCCTGCAAATGTTGGGAACCTATTTCATCGATCTGCGGCATAAGGAAAACGATCTCGGCAATTCCTTTCAGAGCATTTTATGTGTAGAAAGCCAGCAACCTGTGGATCTTGTGAAGATGTGCCGTGTGACTTTGGCTTCGGCGAGGCCCGTTTGGGCAAAGGTCGTATCCATCAGTTTCAGTGGAGATGGCGCTTATTTTTACAAGCTGACTTACGAATTATTAAAGGTACTGGGGTTACCGTCTGCCTGAAGTTTAAAGGGCTCCCATAAAATGGCATGCTATGAAACCTTCATGTTGTTTTTCGTTCACACCCGTTTAGGCATATGCCGAAACTTAGCTCAACTTTATTTCCAGAAAACGCGCCATGCGATGATGAGTCGTCAGGTCTGGCGCTATtcacaagcaaacttggaaGGGGCAGCTTAAGTATTCACTAACGTGTCTCACCATATCCTGGCATATTTCAGGATGTGTGATACTTTTGTCAGCTCAAATACATTCAGCCTTCTGCTGTAGAAAGGGTAGCACAGCCTCCGCGTAAATACGAACAAAAGTCCTACGAAGCGTCAAAAATTTCTTCCCAAAGACTGTGCGTTCCTGTCACACGTAATCCTGTTGACGGCACACGGCAGCGCCGACGCTAAATTGCCCCAAAGCGAAGTATTGACGATGAGTCCCATGCCCCAGTACCAGCATTTGATCGCATTATTGACAAATGAAATGGCTCTGGCGAGAGGATGGCATTGTAATTTACGGTTCTCTGACATATATTGACCTGGTATAGCCAAGACGTCAATCCTTCGTATCTATGAGTCCTCAAATAAATAATTAAATTCTTCGCAAATTTACCGGAATGAAGCTACAATGATCAGCTATTGTAGTCAACATTCTCTTGGAACACACGTAGGCACACAAGACACCTGGATTCGTGGTTTAGCCGTACACAACATCCCGACGAAGAGTCTACTTGCAATTATTCCAATGGCCGTCACATATCgcggcgaggatgaagcAAACTATGATTACCTAAACGTAGTATATGTGCTGCTCAGTTAATTGAAGGTGCTGCTAGCTGAATAGTAGCAGTACGTGCATTCAGCATTACCGTGCCCTGCGACCAACCGTGAACTAAACCTGCAACAATCTCCAACACCCACAAGCCAATCGGCCTGTCCCCAGTGTCGCCCGCTCCAGCGAAGAAGTGGCTGGCAAAGCAATCGCGACTAAGAGACAGTGGTGTGGCTACGGGCATCGGGCCAAGAGTCGGACCAGCTCCGAGATTCCCGCCGGGGAAATCCACGGTCTTCATTCCTATGTTTCGGTGTTTGTATCTGCCGAGTTCAATATGATAGCTCTTTGGCACGGAAACTACGGTGCTATCCATCGCGTTTATCGCAACGTGACATTTACAGGGTAAGGCATGATACACAATAGAAAGACAACAAGTCCAGCAGTGTATGTTTGTTACTCTTCCCAACTTCACGATATTCATCACACGTAGTCGTTTGTCGATTTTCGTCAACCAACGGGTATTAATCACTATAGTTCAAAATGTCGTCCGCATCCAATTCTCCGCCTGAGCAGGAACAACATGTGTTGTCCAACCCGACCAGTCAAGATATTTCCGTGGTTGCCTCGTCCGCAACTTCAGTCGACGAATCGTGGTCAACTCAAGACAAGACCTCACTGCTAAAGCCCCGTCATCAAATTGCTGAACAGCTGTCCGGGCTGTTCTCTGAATCCGCGGCAGCAAAGATCCTGAAAGTCGCCATTGAACTCCTCGATCACGGGGTATGTCAACGAAATTGATCATCAATACTGCAGGAAAAGAAGTCATCCCTAACAGTCGTCTGTAGAAAGCACCCGCAGACTATCCAGAATGGACTCCAGAAGATGGAGATACTCCCGGTCGATACAACTGCCGC
The genomic region above belongs to Pochonia chlamydosporia 170 chromosome 2, whole genome shotgun sequence and contains:
- a CDS encoding MFS transporter (similar to Coccidioides immitis RS XP_001241685.1), yielding MATAALHPEVVPGTVHLVDLRDAPAGGAGTVELVPKPSDNPEDPLNWSRARKYKAVAMVLVYTLGVGIPTTLQYSVLSDITADTGISTAALVQGTGVMFLFLGWGCLLTQPIAMTYGRRGMYLASVLATVPLMVWTAYSRSAGEWYAHRILLGLFASPIEALPEVSIPDIFFAHERGSWMSLYVFTLFGSNFLAPILAGFFAEAYGWRWTMHFGAIIAAAAFVILFFFMEETMYFRQTLEGLENLDDTENKATDKNNGEETVVSSTSQTSEKYDHKNYGEKLKPFTRMEGRPPKKQMFLSMILPLSIIVQFPNIAWAGFIYGINLSWYNVLNATTSPILSTSPYNWSTSGVGLIYIGPIIGAAFGSLWSGVIADRLTLMLARRNKGVREPEQRLWPLALSAVLSCVGLIVWGVGAQHDVHWAGLAIGLGILTFSCVTGGSIALSYNVDCFKDISGESTTAVIIIRNTLGFAISYGITPWYTNMGLQNCFITAGFLSLGCTSSFLLMIWKGKSLRRHSAQRYWQYAGKTFNTVE
- a CDS encoding isochorismatase family hydrolase (similar to Metarhizium acridum CQMa 102 XP_007811926.1), encoding MAPFSRNPSHNPQPLRPSLDASNPPGVTKNKKLHTAEMLTPNSTRTALLLVDIQQGLTHPTHWGPERSSPDFESNVKSVLSAARSYNQKRPETPILIIHVHNHSTRLTSPLHPSYVFPDSGVAGVAPMEVAAPLPNEPVLLKSVNSAFIGTNLEDRLRAFNTEQLVILGLSTDECVSTTVRMAANLKVLADDVLCTPHEGRIVLLSDATAAWAKGGFDATTVHEVHLASLNHEFATVETTGHVVRSIMECV
- a CDS encoding sugar transporter (hexose transporter) (similar to Neosartorya fischeri NRRL 181 XP_001261445.1), which codes for MLFQRPKIVKGDQHAGVDGIVLKDVYKREKFWWHYPGLRTLNLLLLGAICCDITNGYDGSMLNGLQILPQWQEYFHHPTSATLGLISNGTRIGQCGAIFVIAPIIQKFGRRWPIVFGSAFMLIGIALQTAAQSLAMFVVGRVIIGFGNNIQQATSLVLLAEIAHPSQRPAVMGIMNTTGSVGQILAAWITFGTGLHLASSWSWRLPSLLQAASSIFQITMGFFMPESPRWLIFNNRREEAREILVKYHAEGNENDELLKLELAEIDQALEYEKLQRSSSWLEWIRTPANRHRLFIVLSLGFIMQWCGNAIISYYLHLLLDSIGIKGTKTQLYINGGNTISGFCFGILWSLVGDRFGRRFMFLTGMAGMFCAFLLLTVFTGVNQTHNFSNPNLASATVAMVFIFFAFYKMAGVTQEPYFMEIAPYTLRAKTSAIKQFGDAGSNLFSGFVNPIGLEHIKWKYYIVWCCVLLTNFLTIYLFYPETKGLSLEEVTQMFDGNEIHAKEDPAEEEQNNSGKTPAVEFVEHPSGR
- a CDS encoding C6 zinc finger domain-containing protein (similar to Metarhizium robertsii ARSEF 23 XP_007826284.1); this translates as MAETSDDLSQPAQRGESRSQRRRKWAPKVRTGCITCRARHVKCDEARPSCRRCISTGRRCDGFGQTSSTTGLGALSHQPVSGVTPLYAEASMQEKGLFYVFRTQTSHQVAGTFEGTFWSVDVLQACQMHPAIWHSATAIAAMQIRKLSGQNVEKSEHIISTYDELALKQYNKALSQLSQATKRPDPSFEDQSLILMATVLLLGFSSLRGNFNEAKFFAAHGLRLFKKWKFREAARKWRPTLRNNVISVTSLITLLDQIQIQYAWACRVQEPMDDALTGIKKNVSRLPFESMTDAYHELQALQSVAVRLIRAWGYECMNFDIHAYGNARKTWLHNLSVWKSKFAQLRQLAGDDKNKLKPLLVLQMGLISLQTIFQVDRGINELCWDRFITNFDRIVSIAQQLMELETDASEKQGNSNPLFTFAPSPVGTLYMVASACRENEIRSKALSLLKRWRHRDGMMDSGMLAAMAEAKIQLEEQGCDSVELADPSQCNCMLKFYICRYHRVMETGVEFVEDGLARLEVGTFEKMGTLPSLKTLVVKWDI